A genomic region of Rhipicephalus sanguineus isolate Rsan-2018 chromosome 1, BIME_Rsan_1.4, whole genome shotgun sequence contains the following coding sequences:
- the LOC119400687 gene encoding uncharacterized protein LOC119400687, with protein sequence MFQGTTVSVITDETTDDRSKSVVNVLFVQSARSASTSLQPVLVEVKFVDEVNSSVIGRIVTRTLTRYGVEFEDVSGFVSDNASYMVKSFKECIKPLCEGAVHITCVAHTVNIVGSTLQASFPLVDKFVACMKKAFRLSSRKRAFYKSHLEECGIECAKAPPAPVQSRWNSWIEAVEQHSAYFEHYPTLLKQVHQKYGEAACADSLLKLLSEHSTELKYSMRCIAVFGKKVSSLLKTAEGQRVACHKAYNALFTLWGYLEAAAKEDFAAQLKREDVAHDEAHQIGNKMTAAMTKAANKALIYLEKSDTWKFFKDVRCLDPLQVGCLSKKRSELTGVPQLAGESLVLAAEWEVYLKSAQELKTSDRDLAPFLSKQENPGADFDVLAFWAGMQQLTPTLSSIALKYLAIPINSVDAERSFSRYGDIVSHKRHSLSEESTKYHLMLSHNSFLQF encoded by the coding sequence ATGTTTCAAGGCACCACAGTTTCAGTGATTACAGATGAAACGACCGATGACCGATCAAAATCGGTTGTGAACGTGCTGTTCGTTCAGTCGGCCAGAAGTGCGAGTACTTCGCTGCAACCTGTACTCGTGGAAGTGAAATTCGTGGATGAAGTGAACTCGTCCGTGATAGGCCGCATTGTGACAAGAACACTGACGAGGTACGGAGTTGAATTTGAGGATGTATCGGGCTTTGTTAGCGATAACGCTAGCTATATGGTGAAATCCTTTAAGGAGTGCATAAAGCCACTTTGCGAGGGTGCTGTTCACATTACTTGTGTAGCCCATACAGTGAACATTGTTGGCAGTACACTGCAGGCATCTTTTCCCTTAGTGGACAAGTTTGTCGCCTGTATGAAGAAGGCCTTCCGTCTCTCGAGTAGAAAGAGAGCTTTCTACAAATCACATCTGGAAGAGTGTGGAATTGAATGTGCCAAGGCACCCCCAGCACCTGTCCAAAGCAGGTGGAATTCATGGATTGAGGCTGTTGAACAGCATTCTGCCTACTTTGAGCACTATCCTACCTTGCTTAAGCAAGTCCACCAGAAGTATGGAGAAGCAGCGTGCGCTGATTCCCTTCTGAAACTTCTTAGTGAACACTCAACTGAGCTTAAGTACAGCATGCGATGCATTGCAGTATTTGGAAAAAAAGTTTCAAGCTTGCTGAAAACAGCAGAGGGTCAGCGCGTAGCCTGCCACAAAGCGTACAATGCTTTGTTTACACTTTGGGGTTACCTTGAAGCAGCTGCAAAGGAAGATTTTGCAGCACAATTGAAGAGAGAAGATGTCGCACATGATGAGGCCCATCAGATTGGTAACAAGATGACGGCTGCAATGACCAAAGCGGCTAACAAAGCACTAATATACTTGGAGAAGTCCGACACCTGGAAGTTCTTCAAAGATGTTAGGTGCTTGGACCCTCTGCAAGTTGGGTGCCTTTCCAAGAAAAGGTCCGAGTTGACAGGTGTGCCTCAGCTTGCAGGCGAATCGCTAGTTCTAGCTGCCGAATGGGAGGTGTACCTGAAGAGTGCCCAAGAACTAAAGACCAGTGACAGAGACTTGGCTCCATTTCTTTCCAAACAAGAAAACCCAGGAGCTGACTTCGATGTCCTGGCTTTCTGGGCAGGGATGCAGCAACTCACCCCAACCCTTTCGTCAATTGCCCTGAAGTACCTGGCAATACCAATCAACTCTGTTGATGCAGAGAGATCGTTTAGCCGTTATGGTGACATTGTGTCCCATAAGCGTCACTCTCTCAGTGAAGAGAGCACCAAGTATCACCTGATGCTCTCCCATAACAGTTTCCTGCAATTTTAA